A single window of Drosophila suzukii chromosome 3, CBGP_Dsuzu_IsoJpt1.0, whole genome shotgun sequence DNA harbors:
- the LOC108012607 gene encoding zinc carboxypeptidase has product MLVKTFLVVGLFSLVWGVERVRYDNYKVYNVRIDDLEQFKLLNSQEKALKLSSWREARHLGESSDLMVPPQYRETFENLLSTHNFTYNLKIDNVQTHIDAQRPKQRITSMEWTQYHTLEEIYVWLDVIEARYPDIVTPFTIGNSYEGRPIRGVKISYKEGNPAVFIESNIHAREWITSSTITYFIDELLVPRNPAVRDIAQNVDWYIIPVLNVDGFTYSHEVERLWRKSRLPSDPSVQGECIGTDLNRNFDYLWMLTGADSDPCSELYGGPSAQSDPEISQLTAYINNSIPDGSIKIYISLHSYGQYVLSPWGHTALEFPEHYPQMMHVAKGFSDALYRRYGTVFTYGSSATTLYEVSGSGKEWAYAVKNIKIPYTIELRDKGDLGFVLPPEDIIPVAQEVTEGFVGMIAAAREIDIL; this is encoded by the exons ATGTTGGTTAAAACTTTCCTAGTCGTAGGACTTTTTAGTCTGGTTTGGGGAGTTGAGCGGGTCCGATATGATAATTACAAAGTCTACAATGTGAGGATTGATGATCTGGAGCAGTTTAAGCTGCTTAATTCTCAGGAGAAGGCCCTGAAG CTCAGCAGTTGGCGTGAGGCTCGTCACTTGGGTGAGTCCTCGGACTTAATGGTACCTCCTCAATATCGGGAGACCTTTGAAAACCTCTTGAGCACCCACAATTTCACTTACAACCTCAAGATCGATAATGTCCAGACACACATTGATGCTCAAAGACCCAAACAGCGAATTACTTCCATGGAGTGGACTCAGTATCACACTCTTGAAGAAATCTACGTCTGGCTGGATGTGATAGAGGCTCGTTATCCGGATATAGTCACACCTTTCACCATCGGAAACTCCTACGAAGGCAGACCCATTAGGGGTGTTAAAATTTCATACAAGGAGGGAAATCCGGCGGTCTTCATAGAGTCCAACATTCATGCCCGCGAATGGATTACCTCATCGACGATCACCTACTTCATCGATGAGTTGCTGGTCCCCCGGAATCCGGCAGTTAGGGATATAGCTCAGAATGTCGACTGGTACATTATCCCCGTCCTGAATGTAGATGGTTTTACTTATTCGCACGAAGTG GAACGTCTGTGGCGAAAATCCCGACTGCCCTCGGATCCCAGTGTGCAGGGCGAGTGCATTGGAACCGATTTGAATCGTAACTTTGATTACCTTTGGATGT TGACTGGAGCCGATTCGGACCCTTGTTCGGAACTATATGGCGGACCTTCGGCGCAATCGGATCCGGAGATCAGTCAGCTAACTGCCTATATAAACAACTCCATACCTGATGGCAGCATTAAGATCTACATATCGTTGCATTCTTATGGGCAGTACGTTCTTTCGCCCTGGGGACATACCGCTCTCGAGTTCCCCGAACACTATCCCCAAATGATGCACGTGGCCAAGGGCTTTTCGGATGCTCTTTACAGGAGATATGGAACTGTATTCACCTATGGTTCCAGTGCTACAACTTTAT ATGAAGTCTCTGGTTCGGGCAAGGAATGGGCCTATGCTGTGAAGAACATCAAAATACCCTATACCATCGAACTGCGTGACAAGGGGGATCTGGGTTTTGTGCTTCCCCCTGAGGATATTATCCCAGTTGCCCAGGAGGTGACCGAAGGATTTGTCGGTATGATAGCCGCTGCTCGGGAAATTGATATTTTGTag
- the LOC108012761 gene encoding uncharacterized protein, with amino-acid sequence MGHFVTYFALMLASWGIRLCPRLYLPSGHSVLSLEIANITRAFVEANIYTVFTVLILMTPSKMFTTHKGRNLKFLFVMPYMLQYFCCFWSTAQNIKELLTKPEMLALNEYLPAHLKMIAILVLQLLAMIEIGLVLFYSLKKEPHQMK; translated from the coding sequence ATGGGACACTTCGTTACTTATTTTGCGCTGATGCTGGCCTCTTGGGGAATCCGGCTTTGTCCACGGCTCTATCTTCCTTCGGGTCATTCGGTTCTGAGTCTGGAGATCGCCAACATTACCCGGGCCTTTGTGGAGGCCAATATTTACACTGTCTTTACAGTTCTCATACTAATGACGCCCTCGAAAATGTTTACAACCCATAAGGGACGCAAcctcaagtttctcttcgtAATGCCCTATATGTTGCAGTATTTCTGTTGTTTCTGGAGCACTGCACAAAATATCAAGGAACTGCTGACCAAACCAGAGATGCTGGCCCTCAATGAATATTTACCAGCACACCTCAAAATGATAGCGATTCTCGTATTGCAGCTACTGGCAATGATAGAAATTGGCTTAGTTTTATTCTACAGCCTGAAAAAGGAACCCCATCAAATGAAGTAA